A region from the Nonlabens sp. YIK11 genome encodes:
- a CDS encoding branched-chain amino acid aminotransferase gives MNHTHQIAIDKVRNSKLDSTDFENLTFGKTFTDHMLECTWKDGSWSKVEIKPYGPIMVEPSCKVFHYGQAIFEGMKAFKDENDDVFLFRPEDNWIRFNASAKRLAMPEVPEEVFMDGLKELVNLDRDWVRKGDGLSLYLRPFMIASENGVAAAPATEYKFMIVMSPARSYYSGDVRVVIATEYSRAADGGIGYAKAAGNYAASFYPNSLAIKEGYQQIIWTDAATHEYLEEAGTMNIFVRIGDKLLTAPHNDRILNGVTRRSIIQIAKDMGIDVEERRVSINEINEAAKNGELKELFGSGTAAVVVPIKGYKHNDFTFELPVLENSYSSQFKKALVDIQYNRAPDQHGWRVKI, from the coding sequence ATGAATCACACTCACCAAATTGCTATTGACAAAGTTCGGAATTCTAAACTTGATTCCACTGATTTTGAGAACCTAACTTTTGGTAAAACCTTTACGGACCATATGCTCGAGTGCACATGGAAAGATGGTAGCTGGAGTAAAGTCGAAATCAAACCTTACGGACCTATCATGGTAGAACCTAGTTGCAAGGTATTTCATTACGGCCAAGCAATTTTTGAAGGTATGAAAGCTTTTAAGGATGAGAATGATGACGTATTTCTTTTCCGTCCAGAAGATAACTGGATACGATTCAACGCCAGTGCCAAAAGACTTGCCATGCCCGAAGTACCAGAAGAAGTATTTATGGATGGTCTTAAGGAATTGGTCAACCTCGATAGAGATTGGGTACGTAAAGGCGACGGTTTGTCCCTTTATTTGAGACCTTTTATGATTGCCAGCGAGAATGGTGTTGCCGCAGCTCCTGCTACAGAATATAAATTCATGATCGTGATGTCACCCGCTAGATCCTACTACAGTGGTGATGTACGCGTTGTTATCGCTACAGAGTACTCTAGAGCGGCAGATGGTGGTATAGGGTACGCAAAGGCTGCTGGTAATTATGCGGCTAGTTTCTATCCCAACAGCCTTGCCATCAAGGAAGGTTACCAACAAATCATCTGGACAGACGCTGCTACCCATGAATATCTGGAAGAAGCTGGAACCATGAATATTTTCGTGCGCATAGGTGATAAATTATTGACCGCACCGCACAACGACCGCATTCTTAATGGTGTGACCCGTCGCAGCATTATCCAGATTGCCAAAGACATGGGAATAGATGTAGAAGAACGTCGCGTAAGCATCAACGAGATCAATGAAGCCGCAAAGAATGGCGAGCTCAAGGAACTCTTCGGTAGTGGTACCGCAGCAGTGGTTGTGCCTATCAAAGGTTACAAGCACAATGACTTTACCTTTGAGTTGCCCGTATTGGAAAATAGCTATTCCAGCCAATTCAAAAAGGCATTAGTGGACATTCAATACAATCGCGCACCAGACCAGCACGGCTGGCGCGTCAAAATCTAA
- a CDS encoding DUF4920 domain-containing protein → MKHLFALIFITLTIVGCRDAQENDETPAVNEDQLEEVAFTNYGDDVTADSYIKSGDLTYLFSQLKPNDTVNVKVRTVINEVCAKKGCWIEVPVGDDQSARVTFKDYGFFLPKNSQGKEVVLSGKAFKSVTSVEDARHYAMDGGKSQEEINDITEDQITLSIVADGALVETYEGADVFVPAPAEESE, encoded by the coding sequence ATGAAACATTTATTTGCTCTAATTTTTATCACATTGACAATAGTGGGTTGTCGCGATGCTCAAGAAAATGATGAAACACCAGCGGTGAATGAAGACCAGCTGGAAGAAGTTGCCTTTACCAATTATGGTGATGACGTGACTGCAGACTCCTACATCAAGTCTGGAGACCTTACCTATTTGTTTTCGCAATTGAAACCTAACGATACGGTTAACGTCAAGGTACGCACGGTGATCAATGAAGTTTGTGCCAAAAAAGGTTGTTGGATTGAAGTACCTGTGGGCGACGATCAATCGGCTAGAGTTACTTTTAAGGATTACGGGTTCTTTTTGCCTAAAAACAGTCAGGGAAAAGAAGTAGTGCTTTCAGGAAAAGCTTTTAAAAGCGTGACCAGTGTAGAAGATGCTAGACATTATGCAATGGATGGTGGTAAAAGCCAAGAAGAAATTAACGATATTACTGAAGATCAAATCACCTTAAGCATCGTTGCCGATGGCGCACTGGTAGAAACCTATGAAGGTGCAGACGTTTTTGTGCCAGCTCCAGCAGAAGAATCAGAATAA
- a CDS encoding aminoacyl-histidine dipeptidase, protein MSELVRSLEPLTLWNHFADLNAVPRPSKKEERVRQFMVDFAKTLNLVVLQDDIGNVIIKKPASPGMEDRKTVILQSHLDMVHQKNNDTQFDFDTQGIEMEVKTDRVTAKGTTLGADNGIGVAAIMAILSSRNVAHPPIEALFTIDEETGMTGAKQLDKTILTGQILLNLDTEEDDEIDIGCAGGIDITGTKTYTLESLDSGFETKKLTVKGLKGGHSGMDIHKGLGNANKIITRLMDAMQKKGVVHLQEFQGGSLRNAIPREAVSVVRFRESELENIMASFERCKSAIEKEYQSLEPNLSISIEDAASKEVLNGEDSKHLIYMILGIQNGVYRWSPDFEDLVEASNNLARIQLSDGQLEVACLTRSSVESVKDDLKATVRGVMELNDLDVVFSGDYPGWEPRQDSDILNVATSIYTDLFTQEPRVVACHAGLECGILGERYPDLDMISFGPNIRGAHSPDEYVEIRSVQKFWKYLLEILKNVPKA, encoded by the coding sequence ATGAGTGAGTTGGTACGCAGTTTAGAACCCTTGACGTTATGGAACCATTTTGCAGATTTAAATGCCGTTCCTAGACCATCAAAGAAAGAAGAAAGAGTAAGGCAATTCATGGTTGATTTTGCCAAAACATTGAACCTAGTCGTCCTGCAGGATGATATAGGTAATGTGATCATTAAAAAACCAGCAAGTCCAGGAATGGAAGATCGCAAAACGGTGATCCTTCAATCTCACCTGGATATGGTGCATCAAAAGAATAATGATACCCAGTTTGATTTTGACACTCAAGGCATCGAGATGGAAGTCAAGACAGACCGAGTTACCGCCAAAGGCACTACGCTAGGAGCAGACAACGGCATAGGCGTCGCTGCCATCATGGCCATTCTATCCTCAAGAAATGTGGCTCATCCACCTATAGAAGCCTTGTTTACCATTGATGAAGAAACCGGTATGACAGGCGCCAAACAATTAGACAAAACTATTTTGACTGGTCAGATTTTGTTGAATCTGGATACCGAGGAAGATGACGAGATCGACATAGGATGTGCCGGTGGTATCGACATCACAGGTACCAAAACTTATACCTTAGAAAGTCTGGACTCAGGCTTTGAAACAAAAAAGCTCACCGTCAAAGGCCTCAAAGGAGGCCATAGTGGTATGGACATCCATAAGGGATTGGGAAATGCCAACAAAATCATCACCCGATTGATGGACGCCATGCAGAAAAAAGGAGTGGTCCACTTGCAGGAATTTCAAGGTGGTAGTTTAAGAAATGCCATACCTAGGGAAGCGGTTAGTGTGGTTCGCTTTCGCGAAAGCGAACTAGAAAACATCATGGCTTCATTTGAAAGATGTAAGTCAGCTATTGAAAAAGAGTATCAATCGCTAGAACCTAATTTATCCATCAGTATTGAGGATGCTGCCAGTAAAGAGGTTTTGAATGGTGAAGACAGCAAACATTTAATCTATATGATTCTGGGTATTCAAAATGGTGTCTATCGCTGGAGCCCAGATTTTGAAGATCTAGTTGAGGCCAGTAACAACCTAGCTCGCATCCAACTGAGCGATGGACAACTCGAAGTGGCTTGTCTGACCAGATCATCAGTTGAGAGTGTGAAAGACGACCTGAAAGCCACGGTGCGTGGTGTCATGGAATTAAATGATCTAGATGTTGTCTTTTCTGGAGATTATCCAGGTTGGGAACCTAGACAAGATAGCGATATCCTCAATGTGGCTACCAGTATCTACACAGATCTATTTACACAAGAACCTAGAGTGGTGGCCTGTCACGCCGGTCTGGAATGCGGGATTTTAGGAGAACGTTATCCAGATCTGGACATGATTTCTTTCGGTCCTAATATTAGAGGTGCGCACAGTCCAGATGAATACGTAGAAATACGATCTGTTCAGAAATTCTGGAAGTATCTACTGGAAATTTTGAAAAACGTGCCAAAAGCATAA
- the mnmD gene encoding tRNA (5-methylaminomethyl-2-thiouridine)(34)-methyltransferase MnmD yields the protein MKREIMTTGDGSKTIHMPDLNEQYHSKHGALQEARHVFIKMGLEHWLGQYPELSELHILEYGFGTGLNALLTAVYEISVKILYTGMEAFPVTIEEIDAMDYGSLIEKEQLYKSIHQASWDENVAISDRFQLVKQQMTFESVAFENQFDLVYFDAFGPRTQPELWELSVFKAAFKALKNSGVLVTYCAAGQVRRNLQEAGFLVERLPGPPGKREMLRATKA from the coding sequence GTGAAACGAGAAATCATGACCACAGGCGATGGTTCCAAAACCATCCACATGCCTGATCTTAATGAACAATACCATTCTAAACACGGCGCGCTTCAAGAGGCGCGCCATGTGTTTATAAAAATGGGGTTGGAACATTGGTTAGGGCAATATCCAGAGCTTAGCGAGCTTCATATTTTAGAATATGGCTTTGGAACGGGATTGAATGCTTTACTAACTGCGGTTTATGAAATAAGTGTGAAGATTCTTTACACGGGAATGGAAGCATTTCCTGTGACTATTGAAGAAATCGACGCTATGGATTATGGTTCCTTGATTGAAAAGGAGCAGCTGTACAAATCCATCCATCAAGCTTCATGGGATGAGAACGTGGCCATTTCAGATCGCTTTCAACTGGTTAAACAACAAATGACCTTTGAATCGGTAGCATTTGAGAATCAATTTGATCTTGTTTATTTTGATGCCTTCGGGCCACGTACCCAGCCAGAATTATGGGAACTCAGTGTTTTTAAAGCAGCTTTTAAAGCGTTGAAGAATAGTGGTGTCTTGGTGACCTATTGTGCTGCCGGCCAGGTAAGACGCAATTTGCAAGAAGCTGGATTTCTTGTAGAACGATTGCCTGGACCACCAGGAAAACGCGAAATGCTAAGAGCTACAAAAGCATAA